The Bacteroidales bacterium region GAAGATACCCTATTTTTACATGCTGATACATTAAGATCAAAATATGACTCTTCGGGAGTTTTTCGCCAGTTAAAAGCATATTACAAAGTAAAAATGTTCAGACCTGATTTTCAGGCTAAATGTGATTCATTAATATATTCTTTCGAAGATTCTATTGTAAAACTACATAACGAACCAATTATTTGGTCTGATGAAAACCAAATTACTGCCGATTCAATTGAAGTTCATTCTAAAAACAGAAATCTTGACCATTTTGAATTGTACAACTCTTCACTTATTATCTCAAGAGATGATTCAATCCGCTTTAATCAGATTGAAGGAGTTAATATGACAGGATACATGAAAAATAAAGAGCTTTATAAAATAGATGTTAACAAAAAAGCTAAAACCATTTATTTTGCCAAAGATGAAGAAGGTTTTATCGGAGTAAATATATCAGAAAGTGAAAATATGATAATATTTTTAAAAGATAATGATGTTGAAAGGATAATTTATTTAAAGAAAGCTAAAGCTTCATTATATCCATTAGATGAAATACAAGAAAAAAAATTAAAACTTAAAAATTTTAAGTGGCTGATTGAACACCGTCCTTTAAAAAAAGAAGATATATTTATTTGGGATACTTCTGAGGAAATAAAAAAAACCGAATGAAAATTCATCCGGCTCTTTTATATTATTTATTTTTTAAAATTTAATACTCATCTTCATTAAAGAAGAAATCGTCCTTGCTTGGATAATCCGGCCAAATATCATCAATACTTTCATAAGACTCACCTTCATCTTCAATCTCCTGTAAATTTTCAATTACTTCAAGAGGCGCCCCTGAACGAATAGCAAAATCAATCAATTCGTCTTTTGTTGCCGGCCATGGTGCATCCTCTAATTTAGATGCTAATTCTAACGTCCAGTACATAGTGATATATTATTTTAATTATACTATTAATATGAAATTAAAAATTGCAAAAATAATAAAATAATCCACAAAATTACAAGTCATATTCCCATTTTATTTCAACAACTTTCAATTCCTTTGATAATGTGCGAGATAGGATAAAAAAATAATCTGATAATCTATTCAGATACTTAACAATGTTCAAGTAACAATTTACTTTATCATCTAATTTAATCACCTGTCTTTCTGCTCTTCGGCATACATTACGTGCTATATGACAATAAGATACAGTTGTGTGCCCTCCCGGTAAAATAAATGAGGTTAATTTTGGCAAATCTTTTTCCATTAAATCAATTTCTTTTTCAAGAAATATAATATCTGAGTTTTGTAAAACAGGTAATTTAATCTTTTTATTATCATAATCCGAAGCTAATAATGAAGCACAAATCATTAACCTTTCCTGAATTAAAATAAGAGGTTTAATATGATGATTATCAATTTTCTGGTCACGTATTAAACCAATGTATGATACTAATTCATCAACAGTCCCGTATGCTTCAATTTGTATATTACACTTAGGAACACGCTTTCCTCCTATTAATGATGTTTTTCCGTCATCTCCGGATTTTGTATATATAGACATTTTAAATCAATTTTTGTTTATAAATTATTTGACTTTTTTTAATTTTGGTATAAGTTATAGTTTATTAAGTTAATACATGCACGAAAACTCTTATATTGTCATTTCGACTGAAAGGAGAAATCTCATAACAAAATGTATGTCAATTGAATAAGACTTCTCACTTCGTTCGAAATGACAGCATAATTATAAATTTCATAAGTTTTTTTGCTGACACTAATTAACAAATCTTCAATAATCAATAGACATTAAACATTAGACAATCTTTTCGCTTTTAATATCTAATAACAAAATCCTCTTTGCTACATTCTTTATTAAAAAATACTATTCCCATAAAAAATATGTCAATTGTAATTATTACTTTATTATTATTTTTTATTATTTGCCATGCCTCCTCCATCCCTTTTGACCAGTGTATATCATCAAATATAAAAATTGTATTATCATTAATATGCTTTAAACATAAATTAAAATATTTTATTGTTGCATCCTTTGTATGATTACCGTCAAAAAAAACCAAATCAACAAAATTTAATTTGTTTAATAAACCTGAAAGAACATTATCAAAATTATCAATAATTAACTTAATATTTTTTATTCCTGCTTTTTCAAAATTTTGGTTTGCTATTTTTGCAATTTCTTCACTTCCCTCTATTGTATAAACATTTGTTTTACTCAAAGGTTTAGAAATGTATAATGTTGTTAAACCTACTGAAGTTCCTAATTCAATAATATTTTTTGGTTTAAAATAATTAACTATACGAAACATTAATTGTCCGTATTTTTTATTTTTTGCCGAATATCTTACAATACTTTTAATTTTTCTTTTTTCAGAATGAAAAAAACCAGAACCGGCACCAAGGTCTTTTACAAATATTTTTTCATTACATTCTAATAAATCATTTCTTAAGTTTTCAATCTCATTAAAACAATAGTACTTTTTATTTTCATAAATAACATTATTAATAAAATTAAAAACAAACGGAGAATGAATACCATAACCGCTTTCATGTCTTGAAAACAAAAAATATTTTAAATATTTAAAGTAAAATCTTAAGTTTATCATCAAAAACATTTTTTTTAGTATATAGCCCTGAAGATTAGCTTCGCTGAGCACTTCGTGGTTCATAAATTTTGGAATTATTTGATGCAAGTAGGCAGTCGGCATCCGATTGCAATTGGATTGACAGTGAACAGTTGACAGTAAGCAGTTGACAGTTGACAAAGAATTTTGCCTACTGTTTACCCCGTTGGATTTGTTTTTTATCCAACTTGGGTTAATTGTCAATTGTTAACCTGTCTGCTTTTTGCACGAATTATTTTTTTTTCATATTTAAAATTAATACTTATTTGTAAATAATTCAGATTATAATAAATTAATATTTAAATTTAGGCAGCAGTTTAAAATTTTACTAATTTAACATAATCTTTCGTAATAAATGCCCAACTATCTTAAAGACGATATTAAATTTCTTAAAGGCGTAGGACCTAAAAAAGCCGAATTGCTTAATACTGAATTAAATATATATACTATTGAAGATTTAATTTATTACTTTCCATACAAGTATGTTGATAAAACAAAATTCTATAAAATAAATGAAATAAATCCAAACCTTTCATATATTCAGATTAAAGGAAAAATCACCCACTTTGAAACTGCCGGGCAAAAATATAAAAAAAGATTAATTGGATATTTTACCGACCAAACAGGAATAATTGAATTAGTTTGGTTTAAGGGAGTTAACTGGATAAAACAAAGCATTAAAACCAATGTTGAATATATAATTTATGGAAAACCTTCTATATTTAATAATAGAATAAACATTATTCATCCTGAAATTGAAGAAGTAATTAAACAAGAAGAAAAACTTAATTTTTCGTTTCAGTCATATTATAATACATCCGAAAATCTTAAAAAAGGCTTCTTAAATTCAAAAGCAATTCACAATATACAGCAAACAGCTTTTAAGATAATTAAAGATAATATTAATGAAACTTTCCCCGATTATCTGATTAAAAAATATAGTCTTTTACCTCTTAATCAGGCATTATTAAATATTCATTTTCCGCAAAATCCTGAAATTTTAAAAAAATCGCGATACAGACTAAAATTTGAAGAACTTTTTTATATACAGTTGAACCTTTTGAAAATAAAAAAATTAAGGAATATAAAATTTAAAGGCTATATTTTTTCAAAGGTTGGTGATTATCTTAATAATTTTTATAAATATAAAATCCCATTTGAACTCACTGCTGCACAAAAAAGAGTTATAAAAGAAATCCGTAAAAATACAGGTTCGGGTAAACAAATGAACCGTTTATTACAAGGTGATGTTGGCAGCGGAAAAACTTTAGTCGCATTAATGAATATGCTAATTGCATTAGACAATAATTTTCAGTCATGTCTGATGGCTCCAACTGAAATACTTGCAAATCAACACTTTGAAACAATCAGTAAATTATTGAACGGACTTGATATAAAAATTGATTTGTTAACCGGTTCAACAAAAAAAGCATATCGAAATATTTTACATGAAAAACTACTATGTGGCGAGCTTCAAATATTGATAGGAACACATACACTGATTGAAGAAACTGTCAAATTTAAAAATCTTGGATTAGTAATAATTGATGAACAACACAGATTTGGAGTAGCACAACGTGCAAAATTATGGAAAAAAAACGATAACCCTCCTCATGTTCTGGTTATGACAGCTACTCCAATACCAAGA contains the following coding sequences:
- a CDS encoding cob(I)yrinic acid a,c-diamide adenosyltransferase, which translates into the protein MSIYTKSGDDGKTSLIGGKRVPKCNIQIEAYGTVDELVSYIGLIRDQKIDNHHIKPLILIQERLMICASLLASDYDNKKIKLPVLQNSDIIFLEKEIDLMEKDLPKLTSFILPGGHTTVSYCHIARNVCRRAERQVIKLDDKVNCYLNIVKYLNRLSDYFFILSRTLSKELKVVEIKWEYDL
- the recG gene encoding ATP-dependent DNA helicase RecG, with the protein product MPNYLKDDIKFLKGVGPKKAELLNTELNIYTIEDLIYYFPYKYVDKTKFYKINEINPNLSYIQIKGKITHFETAGQKYKKRLIGYFTDQTGIIELVWFKGVNWIKQSIKTNVEYIIYGKPSIFNNRINIIHPEIEEVIKQEEKLNFSFQSYYNTSENLKKGFLNSKAIHNIQQTAFKIIKDNINETFPDYLIKKYSLLPLNQALLNIHFPQNPEILKKSRYRLKFEELFYIQLNLLKIKKLRNIKFKGYIFSKVGDYLNNFYKYKIPFELTAAQKRVIKEIRKNTGSGKQMNRLLQGDVGSGKTLVALMNMLIALDNNFQSCLMAPTEILANQHFETISKLLNGLDIKIDLLTGSTKKAYRNILHEKLLCGELQILIGTHTLIEETVKFKNLGLVIIDEQHRFGVAQRAKLWKKNDNPPHVLVMTATPIPRTLAMTLYGDLDVSVIDELPPGRKPIKTAHYYDSKRLKIFEFIKKQIESGRQIYIVYPLIKESEKMDYKNLEEGYYNITNVFPPPEYTVSMVHGKMKPAEKEKSMNLFINGQTNIMVATTVIEVGVDISNATVMIIESAERFGLSQLHQLRGRVGRGAEQSYCVLMTSNKLTHEARKRIEIMVSSNDGFEISEVDLKLRGPGDMEGTQQSGIPLDLKIANLAQDGQILQYARNIAEKIIDNDPELEKPENTILLKRINKLFKNKTNWGDIS
- a CDS encoding DUF2795 domain-containing protein, producing the protein MYWTLELASKLEDAPWPATKDELIDFAIRSGAPLEVIENLQEIEDEGESYESIDDIWPDYPSKDDFFFNEDEY
- a CDS encoding class I SAM-dependent methyltransferase; this translates as MINLRFYFKYLKYFLFSRHESGYGIHSPFVFNFINNVIYENKKYYCFNEIENLRNDLLECNEKIFVKDLGAGSGFFHSEKRKIKSIVRYSAKNKKYGQLMFRIVNYFKPKNIIELGTSVGLTTLYISKPLSKTNVYTIEGSEEIAKIANQNFEKAGIKNIKLIIDNFDNVLSGLLNKLNFVDLVFFDGNHTKDATIKYFNLCLKHINDNTIFIFDDIHWSKGMEEAWQIIKNNNKVIITIDIFFMGIVFFNKECSKEDFVIRY